A portion of the Candidatus Paceibacterota bacterium genome contains these proteins:
- a CDS encoding Ig-like domain-containing protein: MNPRHQRRIRDLFQLDRSGDSSRRLACLRSLFRSFGTVLIGATLASSSHGGSAVTLAWDPSPSTGIAGYRLYLGPASRNYTNVIPAGKALTVTASNLVQGATYYFAVTAFSTNGLESDYSSEVNCTIPGPSAPPSIWLTSPANGAGFLAPATINVAASVNPNGASITSVQFYVQGSSGTKMLGARSSAPYTFSWVDVGPGSYSLTALAVYSSGSTVASAPVSVTVTHVPQPSIALTSPAHGAVYSPPATIPLTASVVSNGCLITQVQFYNGTKLLGSDGVPPYSYSWNNVSAGSYGVSAKVIYGSGSMVSSAAANVSVAAAQPPSGTTFAADSGTFSAPFIASNGTLSQLALTGVNNGGRAAYNFNIVHAGNYLVSALVRAPNDGQNSFYVNIDAEPTDPLMIWDIPVSTSLTKQTVSWRGNGNGAPASSQYAPKVFALSAGAHQLIIRGREANTTLGTISILAMPPKLQVHAVPGGSVTLTATGQPGQSYKVVCSQDLRTWAIIGTMTLGANGLGEFTDPVGNCQKSRIYRLEDIPVALPAELQVQTSAGGPVILSGTGQKGQTYSILSSQDLNTWTAIGTTTIDSGGSFTFTDPSGSTRPNRLYRLQKQ; the protein is encoded by the coding sequence ATGAACCCGCGTCACCAGCGCCGGATCCGCGATCTGTTCCAACTCGACCGATCGGGCGATTCTTCCCGTCGGCTGGCCTGCCTTCGCAGTCTGTTTCGAAGCTTCGGCACAGTTCTGATTGGGGCTACGCTCGCCTCATCCTCCCATGGGGGGAGCGCCGTTACCCTTGCCTGGGACCCCAGCCCGAGCACGGGTATAGCAGGGTACCGCCTCTATTTGGGGCCCGCCAGCCGGAACTATACCAATGTCATTCCAGCGGGAAAGGCTCTCACTGTGACAGCCTCAAATCTCGTCCAGGGCGCGACCTACTACTTCGCCGTTACAGCTTTCAGCACCAACGGGCTGGAGAGCGATTACTCCAGCGAGGTCAACTGCACTATCCCGGGGCCGAGTGCGCCTCCCTCCATCTGGCTGACTTCACCAGCCAACGGCGCGGGGTTCCTGGCGCCAGCAACCATCAACGTTGCTGCCAGTGTTAACCCAAACGGCGCCAGCATCACTAGCGTGCAGTTCTATGTACAAGGTTCCAGTGGCACGAAGATGCTCGGAGCGCGCTCCTCGGCGCCCTACACCTTCAGTTGGGTTGATGTCGGCCCCGGCAGCTACAGCCTGACGGCGCTAGCTGTCTATAGTTCCGGCAGCACGGTCGCCTCCGCTCCGGTTAGTGTGACGGTTACCCATGTGCCGCAACCGTCTATTGCGCTGACATCGCCAGCCCATGGCGCAGTTTATAGCCCGCCGGCCACCATTCCGTTAACCGCCAGTGTTGTCTCCAACGGTTGCTTGATCACACAGGTTCAGTTTTATAACGGCACGAAGCTGCTCGGGTCAGATGGCGTGCCGCCATACAGCTATTCCTGGAATAATGTGAGCGCGGGTAGTTACGGCGTGAGCGCGAAGGTCATTTATGGCTCCGGCAGCATGGTCAGCTCTGCCGCCGCAAACGTGTCCGTCGCCGCTGCGCAGCCGCCGTCGGGGACGACCTTTGCCGCGGACTCCGGCACGTTCAGCGCCCCCTTCATTGCCAGCAATGGAACTTTGTCCCAATTGGCACTGACGGGGGTTAACAACGGTGGTCGGGCCGCCTACAACTTCAACATCGTCCATGCCGGAAATTACCTTGTTTCGGCACTCGTCCGCGCGCCCAACGACGGTCAAAACTCGTTCTACGTCAACATTGACGCAGAGCCGACCGATCCCTTGATGATCTGGGACATCCCAGTCAGCACATCGCTGACGAAGCAGACCGTATCCTGGAGAGGCAATGGCAATGGCGCTCCTGCCTCGTCGCAGTACGCCCCAAAAGTATTTGCCCTTTCGGCGGGGGCGCACCAACTGATTATTCGGGGTCGTGAAGCGAACACCACACTGGGGACGATCAGTATTTTGGCCATGCCTCCCAAACTGCAAGTTCACGCGGTGCCCGGCGGCTCAGTGACTTTGACAGCCACAGGCCAACCTGGCCAGAGTTATAAGGTAGTGTGCTCGCAAGACCTCAGGACATGGGCGATTATCGGCACCATGACGCTCGGCGCGAACGGGTTGGGTGAGTTCACTGATCCGGTCGGCAACTGCCAGAAAAGCCGTATTTATCGCCTAGAGGATATCCCGGTCGCTCTTCCAGCAGAGCTCCAGGTCCAGACTTCGGCTGGCGGCCCGGTGATCTTGAGCGGAACAGGTCAGAAGGGACAGACATATAGCATCCTGAGTTCACAAGATCTCAACACCTGGACAGCTATCGGCACCACGACTATCGATTCGGGCGGATCGTTTACTTTCACTGATCCTTCAGGCAGCACCCGCCCCAACCGGCTCTATCGGTTGCAGAAGCAGTAG
- a CDS encoding response regulator transcription factor: MKPKSPKPIRVVLADDHPIVRGGISQALRELPGVELVGEANDGREAIDLAKSAHPNLILMDISMPGLNGLEATERIVKACPQSHVIILSRHDDDQYVWRALKVGARGYVLKKAVIAELKVAVQRVAGGEIYLSREIETRLRNQLPLHQIAHARSPVEQLSARQREILQLIAEGQTTKAIALTLKVSPKTVEYHRAKLMQRLNIFDIPGLVRFALKTGLASQES, from the coding sequence ATGAAACCGAAGTCGCCAAAGCCGATTCGTGTTGTCCTGGCAGATGATCATCCGATCGTTCGCGGCGGCATTAGCCAGGCACTTAGGGAACTCCCCGGCGTTGAATTGGTCGGCGAGGCCAATGACGGTCGTGAGGCCATAGACCTGGCCAAGTCGGCCCACCCCAACCTGATCTTGATGGATATCTCCATGCCCGGCCTTAACGGTTTGGAGGCGACTGAACGCATTGTCAAGGCTTGTCCGCAATCGCACGTAATCATTCTCTCGCGGCACGATGATGACCAGTATGTCTGGCGCGCGTTAAAGGTGGGCGCTCGCGGTTACGTTCTCAAGAAAGCGGTTATAGCGGAATTGAAGGTAGCCGTGCAACGGGTGGCCGGCGGAGAAATCTATCTTAGCCGGGAAATCGAAACGCGCCTGCGAAACCAACTTCCCTTGCACCAAATCGCTCACGCTCGCAGCCCGGTCGAGCAGTTGTCGGCCCGCCAGCGCGAGATTCTCCAACTCATCGCCGAGGGCCAAACCACCAAGGCAATCGCGCTCACCCTGAAAGTCAGCCCCAAGACTGTGGAATACCACCGCGCCAAGTTGATGCAGCGCCTCAATATCTTCGACATCCCCGGGTTGGTCCGCTTCGCCCTCAAGACAGGGCTGGCGTCGCAAGAATCCTGA
- a CDS encoding histidine kinase, with product MNAISRIIFGLRFRLLLLVLLVCAPLVGVALHSAAKERRRVKSVWKEQAHEMVPLAHQAEQALLKQSRELLVRVSKMSAVRSGNREACKSALNDVFASYPSYANLGVINSNNDVLASARTYIEPGDEANRRLFRRVLAGGGRFAIGDYAVDAGSGKPAVSFGYPVFDESRRVQAMVVATVKLEWLGRARSELSARIRPRATWTEIDRDGTILVRYPASRLSSGHRFPNPALVKTVFSQKDGIVEAKDTSGAPAFFAFACRDSQLVPEVVGTILSIPKHVLFAGPNRALIQSLSWIGVAAGFAFTLGWAGSTFLVIRPVKALVRASDRLASGVLSARTGLRHGKDELGQLACTFDQMAQAIQERDRQQRLTEETLQTRDHMIRELPLLPAAVCVCDQFGSLQLYNHTAVEMWGYDPGDQAPNHRYCGAQLLFYPDGMPMPHAESPAAEVLRTGTPLRNRELIIGRPDGTRVPVLANVVPLRDSEGLIIGVVSCYQDISDRKRSEARLLESNEKLQLLSRRLVESQETERRHIARELHDEVGQTLTVAEMNLQAVVQSSRGTSLRVRLKESLQAVERVLGQVRDLSLNLRPSMLDDLGLEPALRWYINRQAAAAGLQVEFQADTLDQRLDPVVETACFRIAQEALTNVSRHARAHSVKVELQRQNGFLHLFVRDDGIGFDAAAVRERAVLGASLGLLSMEERATLTDGGFECKSAPGQGSEIHAWFPLRWRTTEA from the coding sequence ATGAATGCTATAAGCAGGATCATCTTTGGCCTGCGCTTTCGCCTGTTACTGCTAGTTCTGCTGGTGTGCGCGCCACTAGTTGGTGTGGCGCTGCATTCCGCGGCTAAAGAAAGGCGACGCGTTAAGTCTGTGTGGAAAGAGCAGGCCCATGAGATGGTCCCGCTCGCCCACCAGGCAGAGCAGGCCTTGCTCAAACAGAGCCGGGAATTGCTGGTTAGGGTCTCGAAGATGTCCGCGGTGCGCTCGGGCAACCGCGAGGCCTGCAAGTCGGCGTTGAACGACGTGTTCGCAAGCTACCCAAGCTACGCCAACCTGGGGGTGATTAACAGCAACAATGATGTGCTGGCCAGCGCCCGCACGTATATCGAACCCGGTGATGAGGCAAATCGCAGGTTGTTCCGGCGGGTGCTCGCAGGTGGCGGACGATTTGCGATCGGCGATTACGCAGTTGATGCCGGAAGCGGCAAGCCGGCCGTCTCTTTTGGCTATCCAGTCTTCGACGAATCCAGGCGCGTCCAAGCTATGGTGGTTGCTACTGTCAAGCTGGAGTGGCTGGGACGCGCCAGATCAGAACTCTCGGCGCGAATTCGGCCCAGGGCGACTTGGACGGAGATTGACCGCGACGGCACAATACTCGTGCGTTATCCCGCGTCAAGGCTTTCGAGCGGCCACCGTTTCCCGAATCCCGCATTGGTAAAGACAGTCTTCAGTCAAAAGGATGGTATCGTGGAGGCCAAGGACACCAGCGGCGCTCCCGCTTTCTTTGCATTTGCGTGCAGGGACAGTCAACTGGTGCCGGAAGTGGTGGGCACCATTTTGAGCATTCCGAAACATGTCCTCTTTGCTGGACCAAACCGTGCGCTGATTCAGAGTCTAAGCTGGATTGGCGTTGCCGCCGGCTTTGCGTTCACGCTCGGATGGGCGGGGAGCACGTTCCTGGTCATTCGGCCCGTGAAGGCGTTGGTCCGAGCCAGCGATCGGTTGGCCAGCGGCGTGCTCAGCGCCCGCACAGGTCTCCGGCACGGCAAGGATGAGCTGGGCCAGCTCGCTTGCACCTTCGACCAAATGGCACAAGCCATTCAAGAGCGCGACCGCCAACAGCGACTCACCGAAGAGACGTTACAGACCCGGGATCACATGATCCGCGAACTGCCCCTGCTGCCTGCCGCCGTGTGTGTCTGCGATCAATTCGGCAGTCTCCAACTCTACAATCACACAGCCGTCGAGATGTGGGGCTACGATCCGGGCGACCAGGCCCCAAACCACCGCTACTGCGGCGCACAATTGCTCTTCTACCCGGACGGTATGCCAATGCCCCATGCCGAATCGCCGGCAGCCGAAGTGCTGCGCACGGGCACTCCTTTGCGGAACCGAGAGTTGATCATTGGGCGCCCCGATGGGACACGCGTTCCGGTCCTGGCGAATGTGGTTCCGCTACGCGACTCGGAGGGTTTGATCATCGGCGTTGTCAGTTGTTACCAGGACATCAGCGACCGGAAGCGCTCCGAAGCCAGGCTTCTGGAATCCAATGAGAAGCTGCAACTCCTGTCGCGTCGCCTGGTTGAGTCCCAGGAGACGGAACGACGGCACATTGCGCGAGAACTCCACGATGAGGTGGGGCAGACACTTACAGTGGCGGAGATGAATCTTCAGGCCGTGGTGCAATCGTCACGAGGGACTTCACTTAGGGTGCGTCTGAAGGAAAGTCTTCAAGCTGTCGAGCGCGTGCTCGGACAAGTGCGCGATTTGTCCCTGAATCTACGACCGTCCATGCTGGACGATTTGGGGCTGGAGCCGGCGCTGCGGTGGTATATCAACCGTCAGGCTGCAGCGGCCGGGCTTCAGGTCGAATTTCAGGCCGACACTCTAGACCAGCGTCTCGACCCGGTCGTAGAAACCGCCTGCTTCCGCATCGCCCAGGAAGCTCTTACTAACGTGTCGCGGCACGCACGAGCTCACAGCGTAAAGGTGGAACTGCAAAGACAAAACGGCTTTCTGCATCTGTTCGTGCGTGATGACGGTATCGGATTCGATGCCGCCGCGGTCCGGGAACGGGCGGTGCTGGGCGCCAGCCTGGGCCTATTGAGCATGGAAGAACGCGCCACGCTCACTGACGGCGGCTTTGAATGCAAGTCCGCACCCGGCCAAGGCTCTGAGATACATGCTTGGTTCCCGCTGAGATGGCGGACGACGGAGGCTTGA
- a CDS encoding glycerophosphodiester phosphodiesterase family protein, whose protein sequence is MKILLSPQSLLESVCAISLVLGTLNLYASEPVMPALNLLASQRPLVIAHRGYSDFAPENTLPAFKLAVGAGADLVELDYHCTEDGKLVVIHDHVLDRTTDATNRWSQRKIKVETKTAAEIQSLDAGSWFDAKYAGTRILMLAEALDVIQAGGVTLVERKTGAPADCIKLLREKDLINRVIVQSFDWEYLRGFHDQEPAQVLGALGPPERFADGKKPAGVAKELSVIWLDELGKTGAKVVVWNRQVSKEAVRAAHRRGLKVWVYTINELELANDLLDMGVDGLITNNTSLMWKALALRAS, encoded by the coding sequence ATGAAGATTTTACTTTCGCCACAGAGCTTGCTCGAATCGGTCTGCGCAATCAGCTTGGTTCTGGGCACCCTGAACTTGTATGCCTCGGAACCGGTTATGCCCGCATTGAACCTCCTGGCCAGCCAACGACCTCTTGTCATTGCCCATCGCGGGTATTCCGACTTTGCGCCGGAAAATACGCTGCCGGCCTTCAAGCTCGCCGTGGGGGCCGGGGCTGATCTCGTTGAGCTGGACTATCATTGCACCGAGGATGGCAAGCTGGTGGTCATCCACGATCACGTGCTGGATCGCACTACGGACGCCACGAACCGGTGGTCGCAGAGGAAGATCAAGGTGGAGACGAAGACCGCGGCGGAAATTCAGAGCCTCGATGCGGGCAGTTGGTTCGATGCAAAGTATGCCGGCACACGCATCTTGATGTTGGCGGAGGCGCTGGACGTGATTCAAGCCGGCGGGGTGACTTTGGTTGAGCGAAAGACTGGTGCTCCGGCCGATTGCATCAAACTGCTGCGGGAAAAGGACCTAATCAACCGGGTGATAGTTCAGTCGTTTGATTGGGAGTACCTGCGCGGCTTTCATGACCAGGAGCCGGCCCAAGTGCTCGGGGCACTTGGGCCTCCGGAACGATTCGCTGACGGGAAGAAGCCAGCCGGCGTTGCCAAAGAGCTTAGCGTTATTTGGCTGGACGAACTTGGCAAGACCGGGGCGAAAGTTGTGGTTTGGAACCGCCAGGTTTCCAAGGAGGCTGTGCGCGCCGCCCACCGGCGGGGACTTAAGGTTTGGGTCTACACCATCAATGAACTGGAACTTGCCAACGACCTGCTCGATATGGGCGTGGACGGCCTCATCACGAACAACACGTCCTTGATGTGGAAGGCGCTCGCGCTGCGCGCGAGTTAA